The following are encoded together in the Mesoterricola sediminis genome:
- the dnaK gene encoding molecular chaperone DnaK, with protein sequence MGKIIGIDLGTTNSCVSVMEGGQPKVIPNAEGTNTTPSVVGFNPKTGERLVGAAAKRQAVAQPKNTVYSIKRFMGLPFADSDKEQRLVPYVVERGDKGSCVVDIQGKKYSPEEISAMVLTKMKDSAEAYLGEKISQAVITVPAYFNDAQRQATKDAGAIAGLEVMRIINEPTAAALAYGLDKKKDGTIAVFDFGGGTFDISILEVSEGVVEVKSTNGDTHLGGDNVDQLIIDWLVEEFQKAEGIDLHKQAEAMQRLKEAAEKAKCELSTTTQTDISLPYITADASGPKHVSATLTRSRFEAMLEPILQKLRIPCENAVKDAKLSHHEIDEVVLVGGSTRIPKVQELVKAIFGKEPNKSVNPDEVVAVGAAVQGGVLAGDVKGVLLLDVTPLSLGINANGGQMSVIIPRNTTIPTKRSEIYTTAVDNQPGVDIEVFQGERPLVEGNKLLGNFHLGGLPPAPRGMPQIEVTFDIDANGIVHVTAKDKGTGKDASITLTGSTGLSKDEIDAKIKEAEAHKSEDEDRKKLLEDKNVLDQTIYQLEKLIKENGEKLPEGDRKEAETAISEAKEALASLDKDRIRKALENLNAKSHKLAESIYKEAPQPGPEGAAPAGEGKKKEDDVIDAEVVN encoded by the coding sequence ATGGGAAAGATCATCGGCATCGACCTGGGCACCACGAACAGCTGCGTGTCCGTCATGGAGGGCGGCCAGCCCAAGGTCATTCCGAACGCGGAGGGCACCAACACGACCCCGAGCGTCGTCGGCTTCAACCCCAAGACGGGTGAGCGCCTCGTGGGCGCCGCCGCCAAGCGGCAGGCCGTGGCCCAGCCCAAGAACACCGTCTACTCCATCAAGCGGTTCATGGGCCTGCCCTTCGCCGATTCGGACAAGGAGCAGCGCCTGGTGCCCTACGTCGTCGAGCGCGGCGACAAGGGCAGCTGCGTGGTCGACATCCAGGGCAAGAAGTACTCGCCCGAGGAGATCAGCGCGATGGTCCTCACCAAGATGAAGGACAGCGCCGAGGCCTACCTGGGCGAGAAGATCAGCCAGGCCGTGATCACCGTCCCCGCCTACTTCAACGACGCCCAGCGCCAGGCCACGAAGGACGCCGGCGCCATCGCGGGCCTCGAGGTCATGCGCATCATCAACGAGCCGACCGCGGCCGCCCTGGCCTACGGCCTCGACAAGAAGAAGGACGGCACCATCGCCGTCTTCGACTTCGGCGGCGGCACCTTCGACATCTCGATCCTCGAGGTGAGCGAGGGCGTGGTCGAGGTCAAGAGCACCAACGGCGACACCCACCTGGGCGGCGACAACGTCGACCAGCTGATCATCGACTGGCTGGTCGAGGAGTTCCAGAAGGCCGAGGGCATCGACCTCCACAAGCAGGCCGAGGCCATGCAGCGCCTGAAGGAGGCCGCCGAGAAGGCCAAGTGCGAGCTGTCCACCACGACCCAGACCGACATCAGCCTGCCCTACATCACCGCCGACGCCAGCGGCCCCAAGCACGTGAGCGCCACCCTGACCCGCAGCCGCTTCGAGGCGATGCTCGAGCCCATCCTGCAGAAGCTCCGCATCCCCTGCGAGAACGCGGTGAAGGACGCCAAGCTCAGCCACCACGAGATCGACGAGGTCGTCCTCGTCGGCGGCTCCACCCGCATCCCCAAGGTGCAGGAGCTGGTGAAGGCCATCTTCGGCAAGGAGCCCAACAAGAGCGTGAACCCCGACGAGGTGGTGGCCGTGGGCGCCGCCGTCCAGGGCGGCGTGCTCGCCGGCGACGTGAAGGGCGTCCTCCTGCTGGACGTCACGCCCCTCTCCCTCGGCATCAACGCCAACGGCGGGCAGATGAGCGTCATCATCCCCCGCAACACCACCATCCCCACCAAGCGCTCCGAGATCTACACCACCGCCGTGGACAACCAGCCCGGCGTGGACATCGAGGTCTTCCAGGGCGAGCGCCCCCTGGTGGAGGGCAACAAGCTCCTCGGCAACTTCCACCTGGGCGGCCTGCCGCCCGCGCCCCGGGGCATGCCCCAGATCGAGGTGACCTTCGACATCGACGCCAACGGCATCGTGCACGTCACCGCCAAGGACAAGGGCACCGGCAAGGACGCCAGCATCACCCTCACCGGCTCCACCGGCCTGTCCAAGGACGAGATCGACGCCAAGATCAAGGAGGCCGAGGCCCACAAGTCCGAGGACGAGGACCGGAAGAAGCTGCTGGAGGACAAGAACGTCCTCGACCAGACCATCTACCAGCTCGAGAAGCTCATCAAGGAGAACGGCGAGAAGCTCCCCGAGGGCGACCGCAAGGAGGCCGAGACCGCCATCTCCGAAGCCAAGGAGGCCCTGGCGAGCCTGGACAAGGACCGCATCCGCAAGGCCCTTGAGAACCTCAACGCCAAGAGCCACAAGCTGGCCGAGAGCATCTACAAGGAAGCCCCCCAGCCCGGGCCCGAGGGCGCCGCCCCCGCCGGCGAGGGCAAGAAGAAGGAAGACGACGTCATCGACGCCGAAGTCGTCAACTGA